A genomic region of Oncorhynchus mykiss isolate Arlee chromosome 16, USDA_OmykA_1.1, whole genome shotgun sequence contains the following coding sequences:
- the LOC110491911 gene encoding carbohydrate sulfotransferase 11 — protein sequence MRKPKVGRMFLATCVGSLFMVILYFQNITRPAVEQSGGKGIAPGKTRRSPLQTLYNGDQLDLSAVQTSLRDRRELLEQACLTHTKKRRVLTPDDLRHLIVDDKHGLLYCYVPKVACTNWKRVFMVLTGDGRYHEPLAIPANEAHVAGNLRTLSEYSTSEINRRLRSYLKFIFVREPFERLVSAYRNKFTRSYNTAFHKRYGTKIIRRHRPQPQPDALERGNDVSFQEFVYYLVDPRTQREEPFNEHWERIHSLCHPCLVHYDVVGKYETLEQDSRSVLRLAGTDGEVRFPTSGKSTRTNGDMAAQFFQNISPFYQKKLYNLYRMDFLLFNYSNPEYLKTR from the exons CTGTGGAGCAGTCTGGGGGGAAGGGCATCGCCCCAGGGAAGACCAGGAGAAGTCCACTACAGACCCTCTACAACGGAGACCAG TTGGATTTGTCTGCAGTGCAGACGTCTCTGCGTGATCGGCGGGAGCTGCTGGAGCAGGCGTGTCTCACCCACACCAAGAAGCGACGGGTGTTGACCCCAGACGACCTCCGCCACCTCATCGTGGACGATAAGCATGGCCTGCTGTACTGCTACGTCCCCAAGGTGGCCTGTACCAACTGGAAACGCGTCTTCATGGTCCTGACGGGGGACGGACGCTACCACGAGCCCCTAGCCATCCCTGCCAACGAGGCCCACGTGGCTGGCAACCTGCGCACACTGTCAGAGTACTCCACCTCTGAGATCAACCGCCGTCTGCGCAGCTACCTGAAATTCATCTTTGTGCGGGAGCCCTTCGAGAGGCTAGTGTCGGCCTACCGCAACAAGTTCACCCGCAGCTACAACACGGCCTTCCACAAGCGCTACGGCACCAAGATAATCCGCCGGCATCGGCCCCAACCCCAGCCGGATGCGCTGGAGCGGGGCAACGACGTCTCCTTCCAGGAGTTTGTGTACTACCTGGTGGATCCccgcacacagagagaggagccctTCAACGAGCACTGGGAGCGGATCCACTCACTGTGCCACCCCTGCCTCGTCCACTACGATGTGGTGGGGAAGTATGAGACTCTGGAGCAGGACTCCCGCTCTGTGCTGCGGCTGGCTGGCACTGATGGGGAGGTCCGCTTCCCTACCTCAGGCAAGAGCACCAGGACCAACGGGGACATGGCGGCTCAGTTCTTCCAAAACATCAGCCCCTTTTACCAAAAGAAGCTGTACAACCTTTACCGCATGGACTTCCTGCTCTTCAATTACTCCAACCCAGAGTACTTGAAGACTAGATGA